Genomic segment of Triticum aestivum cultivar Chinese Spring chromosome 6A, IWGSC CS RefSeq v2.1, whole genome shotgun sequence:
ggtcagtctagccacgggtgagtaagtatcaaagaagtcttcaccttttttctgggtataacccttggccacaagccgtgccttgtacttttcaatcgtaccatcaggtctaagcttcttcttgaacacccacttacatcctacatgTTTGCATCCATAAGGatggtcagtgatctcccatgtaccgttagctaagatggaatccatctcgctacgcacagcttccttccagtagtcagcatcaggagatgcataggcttctgaaatagtcctcggtgtgtcatccacgaggtacacaatgaaatcatcaccaaaggactttgcagtcctctgtctcttactcctcacaggagttccattgtcaccctcaacaggattctcaatgtgttccatcgcaatggagggttcaggaattacagtgaattcctcactagatggagtaggtatctcctgatttgatgaactcgacatatccttcatagggaatatgtcctcaaagaaagttgcatcattcgactccataatcgtaccaacatgcatgtcgaatacctcagattttattatcaaaaatctatagccgatgctatgaaaagcatagcccagaagaacacaatccacggtttttggtccaagtttgcgcttcttgggaattggtatattgactttcgccaaacaaccccaagtacgtaggtaagagagtttcaaccttttcctttcccattcctcaaatggagtcatggtcttatgctttgtgggaactcggtttaggacatgacacgcaatcattagcgcctccccccaccattccttggatagacccgaagtgtctaacatggtgttaaccatatcagttagagtttggttctttctttcggctaccccatttgactggggtgagtagggaggcatcctctcatggattataccatgttccgcacaaaatagATCAAATTCAttagaaaaatactctccaccacgatcggacctaagccgtttaatttttcgatcaagttggttctctgcctcagctttataatttttgaagaaagttaaagcctcatcttttgatttcagaagatacacataacaatatctagtggagtcatcaatcaacgtcatgaagtatctcttttcaccttttgtcaacacgccattcatctcacaaagatcagaatgtataagctctagtggcgccaagtctcttgcctctgcagtcttatgggacttgcgaggttgcttagcttgtaCACATACTTGGCAAGACCGTAGGCGATGGCGGCGGCCGAGGGCTCGTTGATGATGCgtgtgacgttgaggccagcaatGAGACCGGCATCAAGGGTGGCCTGGCGCTGCGAGTCGTTGAAGTAGACTGGGATAGTGATGACAGCATCTTTCACCGTAGTGTCGAGGTAGGCCTCGGCTGTCTCCCTCATCTTGACAAGCACCATGGACGATATTTCTTCCGCTGTGAACTGCCTCTCCTCACCCCTGTACTTCACCACAATCATCGGCCGATCGCTGGTGCCTGAAATGACTTTGAATGGCCACAACTTCATATCTCCTTGCACACACTCTTCGCTGAATCGTCGACCAATCAATCGTTTCGCGtctgaagaaaaaatgatgcaGTAGTTTCAGTATAGTACATTTGGCAAAGCTAGAGGTATATCAAGAAAACTAGAGAGCAAAAGATTAAATTCACTTCATTGCAAATTTAAGCACCAGCTACATCACATAGCACATACATCATGTGACCTGACTACTATGAAGTACAAACCAGTAACATGACAAacttttttttagaattttatgaAACTGAAAAGTTTGAAGTTTGAAGTTTTCAAATTAAGGCCTCTGTGGAGTTCGGTCTCTGTTTGGCATTTTCGTTAGTTAAATATGTAATTGTGAAAAAAATTCTTTGTGGTTACATAATTATGCAATAATTTGTGTACTAAAATATAGTTTTGTGGATGCCTAATAAAATTAAGCCACTCAACTTTTGCACGTCAGAAATGTATGAGCTTTCACGGGTATGCTTAACTAATTATACTGTCTAAGTTTTATAATTTACAGCTATGTACTAATTAGAAATTTTCAGCTCCCGCAGAAATTAACTAGATATATAATTTACTATATTCAGTTTATAAGCTGGTAGGTTTTATCACATTTATGTAATGAAAACATTTTGTTTTAGATATATAAATAAGTGGAATTTTTTTAGGGTAATTATAGTGAAATGTCGTAGGTACATTTTATTGTGATATAAATATTTGACGATTATAGTGAAATATTGATATCATAGAAATTCCTATGGACCTTTTGATAGCTTGTGACAGCCTTCTCTAGAGATCACCTAACCAAAATACTGCTGTTAGGATATGTATAGCCACGAAAATTAATTTTAGACAATATTTGGCCAACATTCAGTGTAATGCTTAAAAGAAAGCAATTCAGTTAGCAAAGGAATTTTCCATTTATTTCAGCACAAAATACTACTCcatacaaatataagatgttttggatatttcaatatggactacaaacagcaaaatgagtgaacaaacacacaaaAATGTGTCTTATACATCCGAATCAGGAAAAAgatagaacatcttatatttatgaacggatgaAGTATTTGTTTAAAGTTCCGAAAATACTTTCCAGATAATTAACTATGGATATTGCAACATGTCGCACTCGCACATACCTAACTATCAACACATCAACCCCAATATCCTCCATAAGAAACCTCTCCGGACCACATTGATTGCAAGACTTTTCATAGGAGCTTTGGGTTCCTATAACTTTTTATGTGCTGGTGTGATTTGAGAAATGTATCATGCAGCTTGCTTTTCCTAAATATTAGTTTGCGGATTTCACCAAAAGTTTTCCACTGACTTAAAACTTGCTGATTTTTTGTGTTTTCCTATGCTGTAATGAAACAACATTTTGCGCAAGTTTAATCACATGGGAATTGATTCTACATTTTTTAGTCATGCATATAGAATCGTGCTACTTAAAGAGGTTCTTAGTGCTTGTGAGTTGGAAGGTTTTACAACATGGTAGCATTATCTAGGGTTCTTAGGGTGACTAAATAATACAACAGTAAATGGCACAGAACAATATGAATAAGTCTGGAAGAAAAGATGCTGGAATCGAATAGCTAGCTGCGTAACAGCGTAAGCATTTGGCAACTGAGGAATATAAGAGATGTCAGGGATCTAAGGCTTTGGGCATGCATCTCCATCTTGTCGATACTACTGGGATCATCTCAATAGTCAATAATAATGAGTCTGTCTAGGagacatctagatgtgacatagttatgttacatctaagttgatgtccactctattTGTAATCTATTtcttttgtcctagttttttttgttttttattactacattatatatttgtgggagtttagatgtgacatccttaaaaaaaacatctagatgtgaattataCAAATTGATAATTCAATATATGTAACGCACGCACAAAACGCCGTCACACAAACCCACTAACCTGAGAAACTCAATTAAAGAACAGAACAGCTACCACTAAAAAAGGGAAATATTCGTAGGTGGCAGTCAGTTGGTAGTTCTCTTCTCACCGAAGACGGTGTTGACGGGGTTCATGGCGGCCTGGTTCATGGCCGCGTCGCCGATGAGACGCCAGGTGTCGGTGAAGGCGACGCAGGAAGGCGTGGTGAGGTTGCCCTGGTCGTTGGCGATGACCTCCACGCGCTGGTGCACCGGCCGCCACACGGCCACGCAGGAGTAGGACGTCCCGAGGTCGATGCCGATGGCCGGTCCGTCGTCGCCCTTCGTTCCTGCCATCTCCATGCAACAAAAAGGCAGAGGAAAAGGAATAGTGTGACGCTTGGGAATTGCTGGGTTCTATTTAAACGCGTAGTGGAGGAAGGCGAGAGGGCCGTAGTCTGGAAAGTAACTTCGGAAGCCGAAGAAGTTTACACTGGCCAACGAACCTCAGCAGTAATTACACAAGCCAAATGTACATGTACTCCGTGAAATGAAGGGTTGTTCGTGCATTTGAATCCGGTAGAGTTCTCGTCACACCATTGGAGGTGCAAGATTGATGGTCATCATATTTCATAGTAAATTCAGAGGGAATAGATAACAAAATGCATTTGATCACTGATTGCTCTTTTCGTTATGACTTCTGTACACGTATACGTGTTCAATCAATTATATTTAGGGGTGTGCTACGCGTTGCTGGCTCATCTTTTTAAAAGATCGGCCAGGTTGCGAGCAGTTAGATCTAGTGCTTCAAGTAGCCGGCGTCTCCACCATTGCAATAGAGATCTTGTTACGGAAATTTTTTGCAACATTTTTTTAACAGAAGTCTTGttgcatttttatttttatttgcaatAGAGGTGATATTGCAGATTTTTTTTTCAAGGATGCAACCCATGGGGTGGTGGCTTCTCTCGGTTATAGGCGATGCAGAGGATCAACTGGCGTGAGGCGACAAACTGATCCACGACGGTGGCACGCACACTGGCGATGCGAGAGGAACAACGACGTGGCGAAGAAAGGTCGGGCACGAGCATAttcgggcggtggcggcgatgcACAGCTCAGCCCCGCATAGTTATATGCAGTAGCACAACGAGAGGAGCGAGATGAAGGGAGGGAGCAGTGGTGGGGTAGCTCGACTGGCGGCAGAGCGGACCGGAGATGGCGGTTGTCGGCAGGTTCGCGCTGGTGCTCCCCGGTGGCCATGGCAGCTTCAGAGATGGTTCCTACGAGAGGGAGGCATGGAGATGAaatagagggaaggaaagggagaaaGAAAGAGCGGCAGCAGAAAAGGGCATGTAGGTTTGCAACTGACCACTTGTTACGGTCGAGGGAATGCAACAAGATCCCAGTTGCAAAGCAAGGTATATAGATAGATGATGGTATGAGTTCTCCAATGAAATCGGATCCAACGGCAGCGGACGAGGCCGATGCTGGCTAGAGATCAGCATTCCCTAATCTAACAATGATGTTGCATACTGGGAATCCACAAATCAAATGGACTTTTTTTACCAGAAAGGCAACCTTTGGGCCAGTTTTAATACTAAAATAAGAAATGTGCCAACTATTGAAGTTATATGCCCACTCCTATAAAATACTTAGTTGGTGATGATAATAGACCATCCGTCATTTTggaccatccgatttatatctatATCCAATAACGCATACAACCAAGTGGTAGGGTTTCCTATACCTTCCGCCGCACCGCCGTCGGTCTGTCACATCTaatgtggccttagggccatgaagGCACAGTGGATCCCAGCCCTTTCCGTTTGGACAGCTTCGTTTTTTCATGCTTTTttgaattttgttagggtttgtgtcctgctcagaaatACAAGGTGTGTGATGGCTCTTTGAAAATGAAATAAGGTTCTCCCTGCCTATCTCGTCTCGGTGATGCCTCTAGAGTCTTCATAGGGCATGCAGAGGTTTGTCTCCGCCGAATCTCACGGGATTAGGTCAACGTTTATCTTCAGTGGATCTAATTGGATCCGGTATTTACTCGTCTGTGTTCGTATGTCTACAGGTTGGATCCTACCAATCTATACTTCTCTTCATTGCATTGGTTCTTGTTCCAGTGTGTTGATCATGTAGAGCCTTAACACAAAGACTTCCCGGATGACTATTACAACAAGGTTTTCCCCACTAAAGTGAGGAGGGGCGATGACAGTGGTGCGCCTTAGACCCGCTTCAGTGCTTGTCATCGTCTCAAAGTGGTTTATGGACttggatgtaatttttacttctGGTGTACCTTGTACTAACTTCATAGCTGATGAATAGATGAGAAGTTTTCCCGCAATAAAGGATTTGAACGGTGGAATTTTTTGCAAAATACCCCACCACTATGCTCCTTATTTGTTTCCATTCTATCCCTGCGTGGCTACAACAGAGAGTCACTTGCTCAGCCATCATGTTGGTGGCTTGGTGCATTTGGAGGGACTGCAACATAATCATCTTCGATAACGCTCACCTCAACCTGACTTGCTTGCTCGAACGATCAAAGTGGAAGCTAGATAATTGACGATGGTGGGCACGATAGATTTGGAAGCCTTGCTACCGACCGCGGTGGTGCTTACCGCTTAGTTGCGTTGAGTTGTATAAAATTGTAATCTTCGGGTGTGCCCTGTTTAGGtctagtcactagtagaaaaagggtcaaatgtgagacacattagtcccggtttgtaacagaaccggcactaatgtgtccattactgccggttccaacggctaggagggaggagctctttagtaccggttcgtggcgaacctttagcaccggttcgtgccacgaaccggtactaatgaaagtggtggtaggattttgtcagagtggggcccctccaacacctttagtaccggttcatgacacgaaccggtactacaggtcgtcctatataaacccttcgtccaccaggACTCtattctttcccctttcccctctccctctcctctgttctttccttcttcctctcgagttcatcacaaaatttgccccaaatttgtatagatttgcaggcccccaaccattcaaatgatcacaaaggttagcaacttggtcctttcatctctcattgctagattagctcttgcattggtttatatatgttggggaatgttgcagaaaacaaaaattttcctacggtttcaccaagatccatctatgagttcatctagcaactagtgatcggatgcatctacatacctttgtagatcgcgagcggaagcgttcaaagaacggggatgaggtagtcgtacacaacgtgatccaaatcaccagagatcctagcaccgaacggacggcacctccgcgttcaacacatgtacggtcagcgtaacgtctccttcttcttgatccagcaagggggaaggagaagttgaggaagatggctccagcagtagcacgacggcgtggtggtgatggagctgcagtactccgacagggcttcgctaagctctatggaggaggaggaggtgttggagagagagaaggaggcaaccaaaggcgtggatcaaaaagccctccttcccccactatatataggagggcctagggggggctccggccctaggatatccaatctcctagggggcggcggccaagggaggtttccctcccccccaaggcacctagggggtgccttccacttgtgggactcttcccctttgtaaaccctaggcgcatgggccccttgggactggtgcccttggcccatgtaggccaaggcgcaccccctacagcccatgtggcccccctggggcaggtggacccacccggtggacccccgggacccttccggtggtcccggtacaataccggtgaccccgaaacttgtcccgatggccgaaacaacacttcctatatataattctttacctccggaccattccggaactcctcgtgatgtccgggatctcatccgggactccgaacaacattcgggttactgcatatacatatccctacaaccctagcgtcaccgaaccttaagtgtgtagaccctacgggttcgggagacaagcagacatgaccgagacgactctccggtcaataaccaacagcgggatctggatacccatgttggctcccacatgctccacgatgatctcatcggatgaaccacgatgtcgaggattcaagcaaccccgtatgcaattccctttgtcaatcgatatgttacttgcccgagattcgatcgtcggtatcccaatacctcgttcaatctcgttaccggcaagtcactttactcgtaccgtaatgcatgatcccgtgaccagacacttggtcactttgagctcataatgatgatgcattaccgagtgggcccagtgatacctctccgtcatacggagtgacaaatcccagtcttgatccgtgtcaacccaacagacactttcgaagatacccgtagtatacctttatagtcacccagttacgttgtgacgtttggtatacccaaagcactcctacggtatccgggagttacacgatctcatggtctaaggaaaagatacttgacattggaaaaactctagcaaacgaactatacgatctttatgctatgtttaggattgggtcttgtccatcacatcattctcctaatgatgtgatctcgttatcaatgacatccaatgtccatagtcaggaaactatgactatctatcgatcaacgagctagtcaactagaggcttactagggacatgttggtgtctgttattcacacatgtattacgatttccagataacacaattatagcatgaataaagacaattatcatgaacaaggaaatataataataatgcttttattattgcctctagggcatatttccaacagtctcccacttgcactagagtcaataatctagttacattgtgatgaatcgaacacccatggaattctggtgttgatcatgttttgccctagggagaggtttagtcaacggatctgctacattcaggtccgtatgtactttacaaatatctatgtctccatcttgaacattttcacgaatggagttgaagcgacgcttgatgtgccttgtcttcttgtgaaacctgggctccttggcaagtgcaatagctctagtgttgtcacagaagagcttgatcggccccgacgcattgggtatgactcctaggtcggtgatgaactccttcacccaaattgcttcatgtgctgcctccgaggctgccatgtactccgcttcacatgtagatcccgccacgatgctctgcttgcaactgcaccagcttactgccccaccattcaaaatatacacgtatccggtttgtgacttagagtcatccagatctgtgtcgaagctagggtcgacgtaaccttttacgacgagctcttcgtcacctccataaacgagatacatttccttagtccttttcaggtacttcaggatattcttgaccgctgtccagtgttccttgccgggattactttggtaccttcctaccaaacttacggcaaggtttacatcaggtctggtacacagcatggcatacataatagaacctatggctgaggcataggggatgacactcatctcttctatatcttctgccgtggtcggacattgagctgagctcaatttcataccttgtaacacaggcaagaaccccttcttagattgatccatattgaacttcttcaatatcttatcaaggtatgtgctttgtgaaagacctatgaggcgtcttgatctatctctatagatcttgatgcctaatatataagcagcttctccaaggtccttcattgaaaaactcttattcaagtaggccttgatgctgtccaagagttctatatcatttcccatcaaaagtatgtcatctacatataatatgagaaatgatacagagctcccactcactttcttgtaaacacaggcttctccataagtctgcgtaaacccaaacgctttgatcatctcatcaaagcgaatgttccaactctgagatgcttgcaccagcccataaatcgagcgttggagcttgcacaccttgtcagcattcttaggatcgacaaaaccttccggctgcatcatatacaattcttccttaaggaaaccattgaggaatgccgttttgatgtccattttccatatctcataatcgtagaatgcggcaattgctaacatgattcggacggacttcagcttcgctaccggtgagaaagtctcatcgtagtcaaccccttgaacttgtcgataacccttagcgacaagccaagctttatagatggtcacattaccatccgcgtctgtcttcttcttaaagatcaatttattttctatggctcgccgatcatcgggcaagtcagtcaaagttcatactttgttttcatacatggatcctatctcggatttcatggcttctagccatttgtcagaatctgggtccgccatcacttcttcatagttcgaaggttcatcactgtctaacaacatgatttccaagactgggttgccgtaccactctggtgcggaacgtgtccttgtggaccttcgaatttcagtaggagcttgattagaagtatcttgatcattatcattaacttcctctctagtcggtgaaggcaccttaggaacattttcttgagttgcgccattttctggttcaagagataatacttcatcaagttctacattcctcccacttacttctttcgagagaaactccttctctagaaaggatccattcttggcaacaaagatcttgccttcggatctgaggtagaaggtatacccaacagtttctttagggtatcctatgaagacgcatttttccgacttgggttcgagcttttcaggttgaagtttcttgacataagcatcgcatccccaaacttttagaaacgacagcttaggtttcttcccaaaccataattcaaacggtgtcgtctca
This window contains:
- the LOC123129730 gene encoding heat shock 70 kDa protein 2-like, coding for MAGTKGDDGPAIGIDLGTSYSCVAVWRPVHQRVEVIANDQGNLTTPSCVAFTDTWRLIGDAAMNQAAMNPVNTVFDAKRLIGRRFSEECVQGDMKLWPFKVISGTSDRPMIVVKYRGEERQFTAEEISSMVLVKMRETAEAYLDTTVKDAVITIPVYFNDSQRQATLDAGLIAGLNVTRIINEPSAAAIAYGLAKYVYKLSNLARTPLLKYMDDFALFIRCPVA